CAAGGAGATCCTTACCTGCTTCCATCAGGACGTCCTTCCCTGCTATTCCCATGTCCGCGGCTCCATACTCGACGTAGGTCGGCAAATCCTTGTCCCTGACGATAAGGAACCTCACCGAACCATCTTCCGACGGGAAGAGAAGCTTCCTGGACCTGTCTGGAGATTCCTTGACGGCAAGGCCGATACTGAAAAAAAGCTTCATACATTCGGACATAAGCCGCCCCTTGGGGATGGCTATTGTGATGGCGTTCTTATCCACGGGTCCTCCAGATCCTGGCGCCGATGGCGGACAATTTCCTGTCCAGGTTCTCATAGCCCCGGTCAAGATGATAGACACGGGATATCTCGGTAACACCCTTGCGGCCGGCCAGACCAGCCAACACCAGGGAGGCGCTGGCCCGAAGATCCGTTGCCATTACCGGGGCGCCGGAAAGACGGGGCACCCCGTTAATGACGGCCCTTCGTTCAGACAGGGTAATGTCGGCGCCCATGCGGCATAGTTCAGGCACGTGCATGAACCTCTGTTCGAAAATCGCCTCGGTGATGGTGGAAAGCCCCCTGGCCACCGCCATGAGGACCATGAACTGCGCCTGCATGTCGGTGGGAAACCCGGGATAGGGGTCGGTCCTGACATCCACTGCCTTTATTTCATTCTCACAACTCGCACGTACCCAATCCTCCCCCTCCCGGATCCTCAGGCCGGCTTTTTCGAGCCTGTCGATAAGCGCTCTGAGATGGTCCGGTACGCACCCTTTGACAGTGATGTCCCCGTGGGTGACCCCTGCGGCAACAAGATATGTCCCGGCCTCGATACGATCAGGCAGCACCCGGTATCGGGCCGGCATCAGGGCCGTGACGCCTTGAATCCTGACAAGGCCGGTTCCCGCTCCGGTAATCCTTGCCCCCATTGCATTCAGGGCGTTGACCAGGTCCACTACCTCAGGCTCACGCGCGGCATTAACCAGGGTAGTCTCCCCCTCCGCCAGAACGGCAGCCATAACGAGGTTTTCTGTCCCGGTAACCGTGGGCGCCTCAAAGACCACCTCGGCCCCAACAAGCTTGTCCGCTTCGGCAACGACGTATCCGTGTTCCAGCCTGATGGTGGCGCCCAGGGCCTCGAGCCCCGCCAAGTGGCGGTTGATGGGGCGGGCGCCGATTGCGCACCCCCCCGGCTGGGAGACCCTTGCCTTCCCGAACCGGGCCAGGAGAGGGCCAAGCACCAGGACGGAGGCCCTCATCGTCTTGACCAGATCATAGGGCGCCTCCCACCGGGACGCGCGGGATGAATCCAGGGACAGGGTTCCATCACCTTCGCAGGCAACGCCGAGGTGTTCAAGAAGCCGGATCATGGTACGGACGTCCCTCAAGGCAGGGATGTTTTCAAAGACCACCTCTCCCGGCACAAGAAGGCTGGCTGCCATGAGCGGGAGGGCAGCGTTCTTCGCTCCACTGACAGGCACCTCTCCCCGCAGGGTGGCTCCACCCTCGACCATTATCTTCTCAGACACCGGGTTTCCTCCCCGTGACAACCCGCATTATGCCGCCCAGATCGGGGATCGCCCGGACGGCGCAAAAACCGGCGCAATCAAGTATTCTTGAAACCTCCCCATCCTGCCCCTGGCCGATTTCCACCATGACGGCT
Above is a window of bacterium BMS3Abin14 DNA encoding:
- the murA gene encoding UDP-N-acetylglucosamine 1-carboxyvinyltransferase, translated to MSEKIMVEGGATLRGEVPVSGAKNAALPLMAASLLVPGEVVFENIPALRDVRTMIRLLEHLGVACEGDGTLSLDSSRASRWEAPYDLVKTMRASVLVLGPLLARFGKARVSQPGGCAIGARPINRHLAGLEALGATIRLEHGYVVAEADKLVGAEVVFEAPTVTGTENLVMAAVLAEGETTLVNAAREPEVVDLVNALNAMGARITGAGTGLVRIQGVTALMPARYRVLPDRIEAGTYLVAAGVTHGDITVKGCVPDHLRALIDRLEKAGLRIREGEDWVRASCENEIKAVDVRTDPYPGFPTDMQAQFMVLMAVARGLSTITEAIFEQRFMHVPELCRMGADITLSERRAVINGVPRLSGAPVMATDLRASASLVLAGLAGRKGVTEISRVYHLDRGYENLDRKLSAIGARIWRTRG